The following is a genomic window from Bacteroidales bacterium.
GTCAAGGGGAGTTGAGCTAAGAATAACATTTAATAACCTGCCATCCCTGCATTTAAAAACTGTCTCGACTGATCCTGTCCCTTTTGATGCAATCTGATCATATTTTTCCTTTCCTACCCGTTCATACTCCTCCCTTGCTGGATAAAGAATCTCTGACAATTTTCCGATCAGTTCTTCCCTCTCATATCCTATCAGCTTGCACAGGGTATCATTTACCTCCATCAGAACCCTGTTTACAACGAGTCCTATCCCCACAGGTGCAACATGTATTATACTCTGAAGCTTAGTCTCACTTGATCTGAGAGCTAAATCACCCTGTCGGCGCTCCTCTTCTATCCCTATTGCTGAGGCTATTATCTCCAGAAATCTTATCTCATTCTGATCAGGGTTAAAATCCTTCTGAAATACAAGACACAGAGAACCAACGTTTTCATTTTCAAATTTTATTGATTTACCTACATAGGTATGAAGGTTATACTTCAAAACATTTGGATCGGTAGTTGCATATGATGTCTCCTGAAGATTTCTGATTATTACAGTTTTTTCACTGGATGATTTAATAACATCATTGCAAATGTGACCTTCAGGATTGTCTACCGAAATGTAATCTGAAGGTGCATTCCATTGTCCGAGTGAGCAGAGCATATTGCCCTCTAACCGGTTATACAGCGAACAGGTTGCACCAACAAGCTCACCGCAGATTGCTACCAGATGATTAATATTTACCAGAGGATCGCTTACAAAACTCAAAAAGCACTCATTAAGTTTAACAAGTCTCTCTTCCGACTTCCTCCTTTCACTAATATCCTGATAAATAGACTGATAGGTTCCATCCGGCATCATCTTTGTATGCATCTCAACCGGAATAGTACTGCCGTCCTTACGTAATAAACGCCGCTCATTTATAACAGTTTCTCCTTTCTGAAGAAGATCAAATCGCAAAGGAGATTTTACCAGATCTTCAGGAATGAATAGATCACTTATATGTGTACCTATGAGCTCATCACGCTTCCTTCCGGTCAGTACCAGTATATATGAATTTGCTTCAATTATCCTGCCGTCATGCGATCCAAGCAGTATCCCGTCAACAGCCAGTTCGACCAATTCTCTGTACCTAGTTTCACTCTCAATCAGAGCAATTTCTGCACGCTTCCTATCAGATATATCACGTGTAATACTCAGAATATGAGTAACTCCATCAATTTCAATAACAGAGGCAGACATAATACCGGTAAGGAGCTTTCCGTCCTTCATCCTGAATTGTGTCTCGAGATTCTCATATCTTCCCTTTTCTTTAAGACCCTGAACAAGCTTATTCCGGTCAGATGGTACTGCCCAGATATCAAGTTCCATTGAAGTTTTCCCGATAGTCTCTTCTGCTGTATAGCCCGTTATTTTTGTAAATCCATCGTTTATTGATACATACATGCCATCTGAGAGACGGTTGATATTTATTGAGTCGGGGCTTGTATAAAAAGCCCTTCTGAATTTATCCTCACTTTTCTTTAACGACTCAAGAGTATTTATTTTTTCTGATACATCGAATGCGAAAGCTGTTGCACCAACTATTTCCTGTTTTTCATTAAATATGGGATTGTACCTTGTTTCATAATAATTCCGTTTCAGTTCACCGTACTCTTCGACAGTTATATGGCTTTGCCCGGTTAAGGCTTTTCCATAGTTTAATTTCGCTTTTGAGACGTCATCCTCACTTGTCATACACTCAAGAATATTCATTCCCGGCTTTATGTCAATACCATAGGCAATTTTCATGATCCTTTCATGAAATGTATTAAATGCCAGATAGTTAAATTGCCTATCAATAGCCAAAATAATCATATCCTGCGGACTATCAATACAAGCCTTAAGCAGAATCTTATCAAGCGTGTTTTCCATATCAGCTATTAATTGTCTGTTTAGGTTCATGATTTTTGAGCGCCTGCTAATGAAAAAGTGAATATACTCCCTTTTCCGGCTTCGCTGGTCACCCAAATTTTACCTCCATGCTTTTCAATAAATTCTTTACATAACAATAAACCTAATCCGGTACTTGGCTCGCCATCCGTTCCCGGACGGCTGGTTTTTTCATCAATTCTGAAGAGTTTATTAATTAATTCAGTTGTCATTCCTATCCCTGAATCGGATATTTTAATTTCAACAAAATCATGCCGGGCATAAATAGCTGAAATACTGACTATTCCTCCCTGCTTTGTGAATTTAAGTGCATTTGATATCAGGTTCCTTACTATTGTATCAAACATATGCTTATCAGCGTTTATCTCCAGAGTTTCATCCATAGAAGTTTCAATTACAATTCCTTTCTTCTTTGCAGACTCAGATAATACATTGACACAATCGATTATTCTTTGTTTAATGTTTATTTTTTCAGGAATAAAATTCATTACACCCCGCTGCAAACGCGACCACTCAAGAAGGTTCTCAAGCAGGCTGTAGATTCCAGTTGCAGACTGAGTCATGCTGAGAGTAATCTCTTTGATCTCATCAATCGACATCGTATGGACCTCCTCAGTAATAATCTTTGTGGCCTCTACAAATGCACTTAACGGACCACGCAGGTCGTGAGCAAGGATTGAAAAGAATTTATCTTTTTCTGAATTTACTGTCTGAAGGAGTTCATTCTTTAACTTAATTTCTAATTCCGCCAGTTTCCTTTCAATTGCAAATGCTATCTGTCCCCCGATGGAGACAAGAAATCTCATATCCTCTTCAGAATACACATTTTCCTTTTCATAATGCTGAAGCACCATTACTCCTAGAACTCCAGAAGGTGTTTGTAATGGAATCCCTATCCATGACGGAGAGGGTGATCCTACCAGTTCTACTTCATTTAGTTTTTCCAGTATCTCGAATTCCTTCTGGCTAAACAGAAATGGTTTAACAGTTCTGAAAACGTAAGAACTGCAACTTTTGCCCATCGATGTGGGAAGTGGTGTAGTATCATATTTATCGACGAAATACGGAAAACTGAAAAGTCCTGATTTTTCATTCATCAGTGCAACAAAAAAGTTTTCTGCATAAACCACTTTACCGAGGGATAAATGTATCAGTTTCAGTAACTCATCGAGATTTGAGGTTAAAGTAATTCCCCTGTTAATCTCATAAAGGATCTGGTTCTCAAGTTCAATCCTCTTACTTTGTGTTATATCGCTTGCAATGCCAATAAGCGCAATCGACTTACCATTTTCATCTTTCACAACTCCTGTTGACAGAGAAATCAGAAAATCAGTTCCGTCTTTCTTCCTGTTATATATTTCTCCATGCCATCCGCCGCGGAGGGTTGCAGGTAGTATTTCGTTTACTATTTCAGGAGGATTATTCGGGGACCGGATTATACTAATAGATTCATCTTTAAGATCTTCTTCATTAAAACCATATGTTTCCAGAAATGCACGGTTTAAAAAAAGTACATTGTCATTCATATCGGTTATACTGACGCACTCCTTTGATCCCTTAAGAGCATTAGCAAGGAGAAAGAATTGATCTTCAATTTGTTTTCTGCCGGTTATGTCCTTTGTTATGTTTATACTATGCGGAACACCGTCAAGATCGAGTATTGACGCTGACATCAGTCCTATAATTATTCTACCGTCTTTATGTCTGAATAGTGCTTCAAAGTTTTCTATCCTGCCATCCTTCTGAAGTCTGGAAACAAGATCTTTACGATTATCAGGGTCAGCCCAGATATTAAGTTCTAAAGATGTTTTACCGATAACCTCCCCCTCCGAGAAACCAAGCATCTTTACAAATCCTTCATTTACCGACACATACATTCCATCCGAAAGCCTGTTGATATTAACTGAATCAGGACTTGTCATAAAGGCTTTCATGAACTTCTCTTCGCTCATTTTGGCTTTTGCTTCAGCGTCGCGCAGAACAGACATCCCACTCTCACATTGACTCTTTAGCAATTCATATGCAAGTCTTAAATCGTTAAGCTCCGACTGCAGTTCCTGGTTAGATTTGTCGCTAAAATTATTCAATTCTCAAAGTTGTTATAAGAATCCACAATATAAGAAATTTCAGTCAGACTAACTATCCGCTGCACATCTCCTTCATAAGTTGGCAATTAAGTAATAATTTGATTAATATATGTTTCTTTCCTCTTTCATTTTTCTTTCTACCTTTGCGCCACAACAATAAAAATTATGCAATACGATATAAAACCAGGCATTAAAGGATTGATCTTTGATCTCGACGGGACTCTCGCTGATACAATGCCATTTCACTTTAAAGGCTGGAGAGTGGCTTGTCAGAAATATGGAGCAAAAATAGATACTGCTTTTCTCAGGAAGCATACCGGCAGCCCGGGATGGCTGATAGCAACAGAGATAATTAAAGATAATAACCTCAACGGAACCGTTACAATTGAACAGATAATTGAAGTAAAACTCAACGAATTTTACAAGGACCAGCATAAAGTAAAACCAATCATTCCTGTAGTGGAAATAGTTAAAAAGTATCATGGCTTAATTCCGATGTCTGTTGGAACAGGAGGTCACAGGGAAGCTGTTGAACGCACACTTGAGATCACTGGTTTAAGGAAATACTTTGACATTATTATTACGGCAAATGATGTGGAAAACTTTAAGCCGCATCCCGAAACATTCCTTAAATGTGCTGAACAGATGAAAATTGCACCTGAATTTATCGAAGTATTCGAAGATGGCGACCTCGGATTAGAGGCTGCAATTACAGCCGGTATGCATGCCACTGATGTAAGGTCGTGGTATGATTCGAGCTGGTGATGCTTCGGCTTCGCTCAGCATCCGTCGGCTTCGCTCAGCATCCGTCGGCTTCGCTCAGCATAAAGGGCACGGAGCGTAAAGCGTAAAGCGTAGAGCGTAAAGCGTAAAGCGTAGAGCGTAGAGCAAGAAACTTAAATATCAGCAATATCGATCAGAGTTTTAGCCCACTCATCTGACCCATTAAGGCTTTCAACCACGGTAAGTTCCTGACCGCCTTCACTTTTAAAAAGATTCAAATACTCTTCCTTAATCTCAATTGTGGTTTCGAGACAGTCAGCAACAAACGAAGGTGCGATTACGAGGACTCTTTTTCTGCCTGACCGGGCAAGTTTAATTAATGTTTCATCGGTAAAGGGACTCAACCATTTCTTAGTAAGCCTCGACTGGAAAGAGGTTGATGCTTTATCAGAAGGCAATTTTAATTTTGCTGATAATAACCTTGTAGTTTCATAACAGGTCGCTTTATAACAAAAAGCACCATCGTCAGGAAATTTTTCTCCGCAGTTACAGTCTCTGCAATCTCTTTCGGGATGCACGGAATGTATATGGCTAAGAGGCAGTCCATGGTACGAAAATAAGATATGATCATACTTATCCGTCTCATACCTAATGATATGATCTGCCATTGTATCCAGATATTCCGGACGGGAATAAAACTGACCAACAAACCGTAATTCAGGAATTACATTCCAGTTTTTAACAATACCTGCTGTTAATTCAATAACAGAACCTGTTGTTGAAGATGCATAATGAGGAAATAACGGAAATACTACCAGCTCTTCAGGCGGGTTATTCTTCATTAAATTCAGTGTTTCTCTCAATGAAGGAGTTCCGTATCGCATCACTCCCATCACATTGTATCTGTTTTTTAATCTTAACTGAACTCCGGTTTCAAGCTTTTTCAGGTTATAAAGCAAGGGAGAACCCTCTCCGGTCCATAACCGTTTATATAATTTTGTGGATTTTGGTGCCCTGAACGGGACAATAATCAGGTTAACAAGAATTTTTCTGAGTAACCAGGGGAGGTCAATAACCCGTTTATCATTCAGGAATTCAGACAGAAATCTCCTTACTTCCTTTACTTCAGGCTTATCCGGTGTTCCGGTGTTTACTATCAGAAGTACTTTATTTGCCATTAAACTGCTGTATCAGTATTTCAGAAATTGCTTTACCCTGTTTGACCCTGTCGGCCATACCTATTCCGTCTCTGATATTGCCGGCAAGTATTAGACCCGGATACTGGTCCTGAATCTTCCTGATGCATTCAAGCCTTTCGCCGGATGATATTTCATACTGAGGGATGGCATGTGTATATCTGAAAATCTCAAAAAGGTCAGGCTCGCTATTTTCAAGTAGCGTTTCGCGAATCTCCTTCATCACTATTTCTTTGATCTCCTGATCTGTTTTTGATATAATATCCGGTTTCTTTATTCCCCCGAGAAAAACAGAGATCAATGCCCCGTTTTCAGGAGCCCTCCCTTTAAAAATCGCTGAGGGAAACAGTATCCCAAGAACTCCACGGTTCTCAAGTGTGGGTATAAGTCCTCCAAAAGCGTCGAGCGGCATACCTTTCCATGTCTTGTATCCTGCTGCAACCTGAACAACAGCAGCATATTTGGTCTTAAGAACCGTATTGAGTTCTTGTTCCTGTATAAACGGGAGTATATTTTTTAAAGAAATGCCTCCAAAGGTAGTAACTACATATGACGCAGCTATCTCTTCAACCGTATCATCTGTATTCCTGAAAGTGACAGTATATTCGGAGTCACGTGGCTCAACAGTAAGGTTTTTCACATTAAAAATCAGACTCTTCTCCGTTAACTCATTTACAAGTGCACTGATCAATTTCTCAAGACCCCCTTTAACTGAGAAGACTTCTCCCGTTGCCCGTTTCTGATCCTCTGATTTTGGTTCCCTGGCTTTTTTTATTGCCCCCCCGATAAAACTGCCATATTTCTGTTCGAGAGCATAAAGCTTTGGCATTGCATAGCGGGTTACAAGTGATGCGGGATCACCTGCATAAATGCCTGAAATAAAAGGATCAACAGCATAGTGGAGATAGCTCTTCCCCATTCTTCTTTTAACTAACTGAGCAAGAGTCTCATCCGGATCATCTCCGCGTCTTCTGAACGGCTCAGCCAGAATTCTGAACTTATCCTTAAGAGTAAAGAGAGGAGTTGTTACAGCTGAAAATAATCCTGAAGGCAAAGGCTGCCATTTACCTTTCTTGAGAATATATCTTTTCTTTGATTTTGGATTTGCCGTATCAAGATCACAATTACCGTTTAAGTCTTTAAAAAGCCTTGCAATCTCAGGTGTGGAAAGAACTCCGGTATTCGGCCCGGTTTCATAAATGAATCCATCAGCCGAAATGGTATTTATTACACCACCAGCCCTGCTCTCTTTTTCAATAACAATAACATTCCTGCCGCTTTTCTTCAGATAGTATGCCATCGTTAATCCTGTTAACCCGGCACCTAATATGATTATGTCTGTTTTTATTTTCATTATGCTAAACTGTTTTGGAATAAGTCTGTACTTTTTCCTGATACTCTTTATCGAGCGATGCTGCAATATTCCTGATGAATAGAGTGCCGAGCTCAGTTACCTCAATCAGATCAGATGTAAATCTGATAAGACCATCCTTTTCAAACTCCTTTAAAATTGCATCATCTCTTTTAATCGCATTTTTCAGATCACTAACCGGCATATTTTTCGCTTCAGAGAAACCTGAAAGACTTATCTTTTTATTACACATGATTTCAGTAATTACTTCACGTGTAATGATCTGATCATCAGACAAAACATATCCTCTTTCAACAGGCAGTTTACCCTGTTCAATATCCGATATATAATCCTTTATTTCTTTCCTGTTTTGTGAATATCCCTGTTCGAGCTGACTGATGGCTGTTACGCCAAAAGCATAAACCTGACCTGTTGTGAGCCTGGTACAGTATCCCTGAAAATTCCGGTGAAGGGTTCCATCATTTTCAGCTTTATACAGGTCGTCTGTCGGAAGTACAAAGTGGTCGAGTCCGATTGGCATATAACCCGAATCCTTAAGAAGACTGTAAGCGGCCAGGAACATATTCATTTTTTCGCCGGGAGCAGGAAGTCCTTTTTTCTCGAGAATCACCTGGTGTTTTTTAATCCAGGGGACATGAGCATATGAGAAGGTTACCAGCCTGTCGGGCTTAATCGTAATGGCTTTCTGTATTGTGTCTGAAAAAGAGTCAACAGTCTGACCCGGAAGTCCGTAAATAAAGTCAAAATTCACATTTATATTTTTACCCGATGATTTCAGATAAGTGAAAAGCTGACCGGGAGGAATAGCAGAAGGCAACCGGTTCACCTGTTTTAGTATCTCGTTGTTAAAATCCTGAATACCAAGACTAAAACGGTTGAATCCGGCAGAAATAAGATCATCTACGTATTTATAATCGAGATAGGCCGGATTACATTCGATTGCAATTTCAGGATTGTCGGTAAAAGTGAAGTGTTTAAAGAAGTACTCATTAATCCTGGCGATTGCCTTCACATCCAGGGAATTAGGAGTTCCTCCGCCATAATGAATCTGTGATACAAGCCTGTTCTTATCAATGTGTTTCGTTACAAGCTCAATCTCCTTCATCAGAGCATCCATATAAGGAGCCACCAGATTTCCATTTCCGATAGAACATGCATTGCAACCGCAGTAATAGCATATTTTCTGACAGAAAGGAATATGTATATAAAAAGCAATTTTTTCCGGTTTCCTGTTATTCGACTCCTTCAGTATAGTAAGGTAATCACCTTCGGAAAAAGTATCCTTAAAGTGATTGGCCGGAGGATAACTTGTGTATCTCGGTACCGGAACATTATATTTAATCAGAAGCACTTCAGAAACCTGCATTTTCATTTTCTTTTGGTAGTGAGTAAAATAGGATTCCAAGTGTCAGCAGACAAAGGAGTACCTCAATAGAGAAAAGACCATTATATCCGATCAGATCACCTATTTTCCCGCTGAATACAGCGATAATAAGGCTGCTGAGATGTGTAATAACGATCTGTATAGTAAAATCAGTTCCTTCGCGACCTTTTCGAACTATATCCATCGATGTTGTATAAATTGCCACTGTAGATAAGCCATACGTTCCCCACAACAGGCCGATTGCCACATATATTATTGCAAGTGAAGGGACAGATTTTGTCATGAACCAGAACAATACAGCAGTTATCAGACTTAATCCGGAGAAGATATACATCGACAATTTTCTTCCGGTTTTCTTAACAATGAAACCGCCTGCAAGGGCAGAGAGTGCTCCTACAGAAGTTCCAAAGATCCCCGACATAAAACCGATCTGCTTAACATTATAACCAAGGTCGACCAGATATGGTTTAAGCATTGTGAGGATACCGATAATACCTGAATAGTAAAAGATTAAAATAAGCACCCTTTTGTGCTTGCCTTTTTCTGCAAAAAAGCGGTAAATGTCAATCAGGGAAACACCTTGTTTATTCTCATTCTGAAACTGATTTGCCGAGGGTTTACGATAAATGAGCAGCGGAACAACAGCAAAAATCACAAAGGCCGCGAGTAGAACAAGCAGGTTTGTCCATCCAAAATAATAGTAGGCTATCAGAAGCACCCCTGTGCCAAAGAGGGAACCGACAAAACTACCGGCAGACTGCATACTATTTCCGAGGCTCCGTTCGGAAGGTTTTAACTGCAGAATTGCAAATATATCGACTGCAATATCCTGTGTGGCAGATGCAATGAAAGCGACAACCATAAGAATCACTATCAGTTTAAAGTCGGTCTGCAGGTTGAACATTGCAATACTCAGAATGACAACAGCATAGAACAATTCGGAAAATATAATTACCCTCCTGAGCTGTTTATCAGTGCGGGCATTATTGTCAATTAACGGGGCCCAGAGAAATTTGAATATCCATGGCAGTTTTACAAGCTGAAGCAATCCTATCGATTCAAGTGAATACTTCTCCTGCCGCATTATTACCGGAATTACCGTTGAGAAAAAACTCATAGGTATTGACTGGGCAATATAAAGGCTGAACAGAACAGGAAATTTGGGCCAGGTTCTCTCTTTCATCATTTAAAATTTTACTGATAAGTTAATTCCCACCTGGGCAGGTTTCCCGGTCTGGACATATTTGTTTCCCAGAGCCTCGAAGTAAAATGCTTCATAGTAAGTATTCAGAATGTTTTTAGCCCAAATATCGAACTGCATTGATTTTTTTACAAATGATACTTTCCCATCTATCAGGCCATAAAAGGGCTGACTCACAGAGTTCTTCTCATCCCAGTAAATATTGCCTGCTCCTCGATAAAGAAGGTTTACCCTTATATTATCGAGCATGGATGAGTTGTTAACCTTTATGGATTTTGTTGTCTGTAAAGAGAGTGTATGACGCGGTACATATGGCAGATAATTACCATTATAGTTAGTTGTCGCATTAACCTCATATGATATGAATGTAGCATTCGTATATCCATAAGAGATATTGAATTCAAAACCTTTTACAGGAATCGTTTTTATTGATAGTTCTCCTCCTTTGCTCACAGAATGACCTGCGTTCTTAAGCATTGAGCCCCTGCCGCTTGGAACAGTCTGATAGATCTGCTGGTTTTTCCAGTCAATATAAAAGAGTGCAACATCGGCATAGATATAATTATTCAACATTGGTGTTTTAACCCCAATCTCATAATTCCAGCTATATTCAGGATTGAAGGTAAGGTCTTCAGGACGCTCGAATGTTGAGTTGAATCCGCCGGTTTTATATCCTCTTGCAATTACCACATAAAGGTTACTTTTCAGAATCTTATAATTAATTGCCATTCTTGGAATTATCTCGAGAGATTCAAGTGCAGGGTAGAGTGTATCGGCCAGATTTGCCTGTACTCCTTTCAGATTCCGATCGTAAGTATAATCCAGCTGGTCTTTTTCAGAATCGATCCTGATACCACCAGTAACAGTTAGATCTTTAATTAAAAAATCATTTAGTGATGACTGATGGAAAAATGCATATCCGTCAATCTTATGATCATATGTTTTAAGATAGCTGAGGCTGGCAGCATATGAATCTACATTTACTGCATTATCAAAGGCCTGGTAGAATCCGTATCCTCCTAACAACCAGTTGTATTTATGCTTTCCATTTGATCTAATCACAACCTCCTGAGAAACCATATTCTGTTTTTGCTTCTGTGATATAAAAAACAGTGAAGAGGGTGTAAAATCCTGATCAATATCCTGAAGATCATCAAGGTACTGGTATGAGGTTGTAGCTGTAAGATCAAAACCTGAGGTTGTATACTTAATCAGTAATGCATCAGAAAAGAGAGCTCTGTTATATGAACTGTACTGGTTATAGTTTATCTTTTCGGCAAGCATAGTTGAATCATTGTAAAGAGCATAGGGATACCCGCCCTGTTTGCTAAGTTCAAATCCGATAATATTTTCAACAGTCAGTTTTTTTGAAACTTCATAGATCAGTCTGTTTCTTAAGCCGTATGAATTAAGCTTATCAACCTGATTTCCGGTAAACTGATTGGTAAAAAAGCCATCATTATGCACATAATTAAGAGCTAATGAGTATCCGAATCTGTTCCCTAGCTTGCCGTAATGACCACCATTTACTGAGTAGGTGCCGTAATTACCGGCAGAAAGGTTCAAGTGAGTACCGGTATAATCCATTGGAGAGGTTGTAACAATATTCACTATGCCTCCCATGGTATTTCTTCCAAACAAAGTTCCCTGAGGTCCGCGAAGAACTTCTATCCGCTTTATGTCGAAGAAATCGAAATCGAAGGCTGCTTTTTCAAAATACGGAACATAGTCAACATATAGGCCAACTGACGGAGAATTAATCCTCGATCCAATACCTCTTATATATACTGGTGATGTCAGTTTGGAACCATAATCGGGCATAAAGAAATTTGGTGCAGATGATGATATTTCATTCAGCGACTGAATCTGGTTGTCGCTTATACTGGCTGCAGATATAACTGACACTGAAGCCGGTATTGATTTGAAAGTGACGTTATCTTTTGAAGCTTTAATCACAATCTCCCCGAGCTTCACCATCTTCATAAGAGCACTGTCGATAGAGTTTGCTGACTCCTGAGCCTTAAGCCCGGATGCAGACGCCATGAGTATTATAAATATATATTTGATATGATTTTTCATTGAATATTTAAGTTAATCTATCACGTATCAGAAAATTCTGAAAACGTTGAAACGATAACAACCAGATCCTTTGGGATCTGTTGATTTAATAATAAACAACTGGTATAATTCAGTTCCGGAGTTTATCCTGCAATGGGAGGAGGACGGGAAAAAAGAGAATAAGATGTGAAACATGAACAGATGTCTCTGTCAGGATCAAAATAATGATAAGTAATATCAGGTCTGAAGAAAGTAACAGCTCTTTTTGCTGGTTCAGATGCGTACTGTGTACTTTCAGAAGTCGTGCCAAAGTAAAAGGTATCTGCCTTTGAAACCTGATTAATAATTACAGACTGCTCTTTGGATTCAGGTTGATCTTCAGTAATTATCTCCTTTGATTTACCAACAGCATATGCCCCGAAATAGAGCATATATGCGGCTGCCAGAATGATTAAAGGCACTTGTGTAAGAAGAGAACTGAAAGGAAACATTTATATTACTTTGCCGCAAATTAAAGTAATAAATCAATACAAATAACATTATATGATATTTATGTTATTTTATTAACAGTAGAATTTAGGAAACTTTTAAATAAGATTTTTATTAACCACGGAGTTACACAGAGAAAATGGCTGAATTAGTCGAAGTATTCGTATTTCAGGATGTAGCTCATAGCTGAACTATAGCCCTGAAGTTCTTTTGATTCGTAGATCCGTAATCTGTTTAAAGAGTCAAATGTGCGTTTAATTTCTCGCATATGTGCTTTAGCAGAATAAACATCCGATTTTATCTGCAGCTGGCCATTATACGAATGGACTGTACTTGAAATAAAGTGATCATCTGCACCAAAATAAGTAGTTTCCCTGATCAGCCTGTCCAAATGATCGTATTCATTCACGATATAGGTCTCCAGCACATTTTTCTTATCATATTTTTTTATAACGTCCAGCTGATTATTCTTATATTCATATATATAATAGTCATCAGTACCAACCATTGGATATTCAATAGTTTCTTTAATTTTCAGTCCTGCTGAGGAGTATTCATAAATATAGTTTATGAGATTTATATAGCCTGAAGGAGCATTAAGATTAGCATTATAGTTTTCTTTCCTGACCAGCCGGTCAGAAATATCATAGAAGTACAAATCGTATGAAATGGTGCCGACAATAACTCCATCCTGGTACATTGGAGAAGTTGACTTACTTATCCTGCCAAACTCATCATACTCGAATTCTTCAACAATACTGCTTGGCTTCTCCTCATCCAGAGAAAAAAAGAGAAGTATACGCTTCACCTTTGCATTTTCCTGATCTACTGTAAAATCTTTATTTTCCAGACAACCGGTAAATGTTAGGATGGACATTAAAACCATTATGAACGCCAATCTGAGTCTCTTCATTATCATCAGAAATTTTATGTAAAATTAATCTAATGGGATTCTTATAGCAAATTTAA
Proteins encoded in this region:
- a CDS encoding MFS transporter, whose amino-acid sequence is MKERTWPKFPVLFSLYIAQSIPMSFFSTVIPVIMRQEKYSLESIGLLQLVKLPWIFKFLWAPLIDNNARTDKQLRRVIIFSELFYAVVILSIAMFNLQTDFKLIVILMVVAFIASATQDIAVDIFAILQLKPSERSLGNSMQSAGSFVGSLFGTGVLLIAYYYFGWTNLLVLLAAFVIFAVVPLLIYRKPSANQFQNENKQGVSLIDIYRFFAEKGKHKRVLILIFYYSGIIGILTMLKPYLVDLGYNVKQIGFMSGIFGTSVGALSALAGGFIVKKTGRKLSMYIFSGLSLITAVLFWFMTKSVPSLAIIYVAIGLLWGTYGLSTVAIYTTSMDIVRKGREGTDFTIQIVITHLSSLIIAVFSGKIGDLIGYNGLFSIEVLLCLLTLGILFYSLPKENENAGF
- a CDS encoding TonB-dependent receptor; its protein translation is MKNHIKYIFIILMASASGLKAQESANSIDSALMKMVKLGEIVIKASKDNVTFKSIPASVSVISAASISDNQIQSLNEISSSAPNFFMPDYGSKLTSPVYIRGIGSRINSPSVGLYVDYVPYFEKAAFDFDFFDIKRIEVLRGPQGTLFGRNTMGGIVNIVTTSPMDYTGTHLNLSAGNYGTYSVNGGHYGKLGNRFGYSLALNYVHNDGFFTNQFTGNQVDKLNSYGLRNRLIYEVSKKLTVENIIGFELSKQGGYPYALYNDSTMLAEKINYNQYSSYNRALFSDALLIKYTTSGFDLTATTSYQYLDDLQDIDQDFTPSSLFFISQKQKQNMVSQEVVIRSNGKHKYNWLLGGYGFYQAFDNAVNVDSYAASLSYLKTYDHKIDGYAFFHQSSLNDFLIKDLTVTGGIRIDSEKDQLDYTYDRNLKGVQANLADTLYPALESLEIIPRMAINYKILKSNLYVVIARGYKTGGFNSTFERPEDLTFNPEYSWNYEIGVKTPMLNNYIYADVALFYIDWKNQQIYQTVPSGRGSMLKNAGHSVSKGGELSIKTIPVKGFEFNISYGYTNATFISYEVNATTNYNGNYLPYVPRHTLSLQTTKSIKVNNSSMLDNIRVNLLYRGAGNIYWDEKNSVSQPFYGLIDGKVSFVKKSMQFDIWAKNILNTYYEAFYFEALGNKYVQTGKPAQVGINLSVKF